A single genomic interval of Camelina sativa cultivar DH55 chromosome 11, Cs, whole genome shotgun sequence harbors:
- the LOC104727211 gene encoding uncharacterized protein LOC104727211 isoform X2 — protein MSLSLPSRYALFSGSTPVRISRSNLCFAVSAVQLSRRNSLSFPQPILLRHVISTRSNFEIDRDCRAHASSTGSYEDSSSTDLEDANSDGFDLGSFVSFAEALCILSSAVISVVLAVNYVVVGEIGKKVLSLGFVGLVGSVATGSWLRRRQWMRICKGARESEGTNLIRRLEKLEEDLKSSTTIVRVLSRHLEKLGIRFRVTRKALKEPISETAALAQKNSEATRVLAAQQEILEKELGEIQKVLLAMQFPLRAGCLLCRNNSESNSS, from the exons ATGTCCTTATCGCTTCCTTCCCGATACGCTCTCTTCTCAGGGTCGACTCCTGTTCGCATCAGCAGAAGCAACCTCTGCTTCGCCGTCTCCGCCGTACAACTTTCTCGCCGGAATTCTTTATCATTCCCTCAGCCTATCCTCCTCCGCCACGTCATCTCTACCCGGTCTAATTTCGAGATCGATCGAGATTGTAGAGCCCATGCGTCTTCTACCGGATCATACGAAGACAGTTCTTCTACGGACCTCGAAGACGCCAATTCCGATGGCTTCGATTTGGGGAGCTTTGTTTCATTCGCGGAGGCGCTTTGTATTCTATCTTCCGCCGTGATTTCGGTGGTTCTCGCGGTGAATTACGTGGTGGTTGGTGAAATCGGGAAAAAGGTTTTGTCTTTAGGTTTCGTTGGATTGGTTGGTTCAGTCGCCACTGGTTCGTGGCTTAGACGACGGCAATGGATGAGGATTTGCAAAGGAGCGAGAGAGAGTGAAGGGACGAATTTGATTCGAAGGTTGGAGAAACTTGAAGAGGATTTAAAAAGCTCGACCACCATTGTTAGAGTTCTTTCTAGGCATCTGGAGAAGCTTGGGATTCGGTTTCGGGTCACCCGTAAAGCTCTAAAGGAACCAATTTCTGAG ACTGCAGCTTTGGCTCAGAAGAATTCTGAGGCCACAAGGGTATTAGCTGCACAACAAGAGATATTAGAGAAGGAGCTAGGCGAAATTCAGAAGGTTCTGCTCGCTATGCAG TTTCCTTTGAGAGCTGGTTGCTTGCTTTGCAGGAACAACAGCGAAAGCAACTCGAGCTAA
- the LOC104727211 gene encoding uncharacterized protein LOC104727211 isoform X1: protein MSLSLPSRYALFSGSTPVRISRSNLCFAVSAVQLSRRNSLSFPQPILLRHVISTRSNFEIDRDCRAHASSTGSYEDSSSTDLEDANSDGFDLGSFVSFAEALCILSSAVISVVLAVNYVVVGEIGKKVLSLGFVGLVGSVATGSWLRRRQWMRICKGARESEGTNLIRRLEKLEEDLKSSTTIVRVLSRHLEKLGIRFRVTRKALKEPISETAALAQKNSEATRVLAAQQEILEKELGEIQKVLLAMQEQQRKQLELILTIAKSSKLFESSSSKQAPNEQKANKAAEEPSTPKQVLVQ from the exons ATGTCCTTATCGCTTCCTTCCCGATACGCTCTCTTCTCAGGGTCGACTCCTGTTCGCATCAGCAGAAGCAACCTCTGCTTCGCCGTCTCCGCCGTACAACTTTCTCGCCGGAATTCTTTATCATTCCCTCAGCCTATCCTCCTCCGCCACGTCATCTCTACCCGGTCTAATTTCGAGATCGATCGAGATTGTAGAGCCCATGCGTCTTCTACCGGATCATACGAAGACAGTTCTTCTACGGACCTCGAAGACGCCAATTCCGATGGCTTCGATTTGGGGAGCTTTGTTTCATTCGCGGAGGCGCTTTGTATTCTATCTTCCGCCGTGATTTCGGTGGTTCTCGCGGTGAATTACGTGGTGGTTGGTGAAATCGGGAAAAAGGTTTTGTCTTTAGGTTTCGTTGGATTGGTTGGTTCAGTCGCCACTGGTTCGTGGCTTAGACGACGGCAATGGATGAGGATTTGCAAAGGAGCGAGAGAGAGTGAAGGGACGAATTTGATTCGAAGGTTGGAGAAACTTGAAGAGGATTTAAAAAGCTCGACCACCATTGTTAGAGTTCTTTCTAGGCATCTGGAGAAGCTTGGGATTCGGTTTCGGGTCACCCGTAAAGCTCTAAAGGAACCAATTTCTGAG ACTGCAGCTTTGGCTCAGAAGAATTCTGAGGCCACAAGGGTATTAGCTGCACAACAAGAGATATTAGAGAAGGAGCTAGGCGAAATTCAGAAGGTTCTGCTCGCTATGCAG GAACAACAGCGAAAGCAACTCGAGCTAATTCTTACAATCGCAAAGAGCAGCAAGCTGTTTGAGAGCAGTAGTAGCAAGCAAGCGCCTAACGAGCAGAAAGCCAATAAAGCAGCAGAGGAACCCTCAACACCTAAACAAGTATTGGTTCAATAA